TCTGCCGCCAGACTCTTGGATTATCCACACGGCCATGAGCTCGAGGATGTGAATATCTTGAGCACCAAACAATTCAAGTGCCTCACCAAGTTGTGCTTAAAGGAAATGTTTGTGTGTGAAGGGGACTTTGCACTGTTTGCGCTGTCTGTGTCGACACTGGGCCTTaccaagttggagtttAAGCGCATCACCGAGTATAAGACTGGACACGCAGACAGTTTTCTTCTCCGGCTCTCCCGGGAGTTGCAGAGTATCACAGAGTTGATGTTGGACTATCGAGAGAGTCACAAGGATAATATTCCCGAGTTTCTTCGCAATATTAACCATTTGCACAAGCTTGACTTGGTGGTGAGAAACAACGATACAAAGACATTTGACGCAAAACAGTACTCAAGGTCGTTACAGGTCCATGCTGACACACTAGCACACTTGTCACTAGAGATCTACCACGAGAAAAGTCTTGGATTTCAACCGGTGGCAGTGGATTTGCAAAAAGTGGACCTTTCGCATGCGACCAAGCTTGAGTCACTCCGGATAAATAGCACAGACGAAATCGATAGCGTACGCTTGGTGGCACAGCTACCACGTCTTCGGTACCTCAATCTCTTTGGCATGAAGGCTGGCGGATCGCCTAACTTGGGGTTGGGGATGATCCATCCCACCGTGTTTGACGAGTGGTTTAAAGTGCAACACGTTGCACTCAtatacttggaaaacaacGGGAGTTTAGAGTATGTAAAGATCAACCTGTGCTTGTTTGAGTGCCGAGATGGAGAGGTTGTACCGAGAGAGGGAATAGATAATTGGTTTAATGAGGTTGTCAGAGTGGCTGCAATTGACTATGATTGAAAATAGGTGGGACAAAAAGGAGCACCAGGTAGCAGGAGCAGCCTGTGACACAAACATGATCATAGAACCACACAGCAAACCCATACACGCAGTagacccatacacccagCTCATAGGTTTTGTCCACACACAAGTATTACTCATACGCACCACAATGGCGCGTCGATCGCCTATTACTCGGAAAAAATCTCATCCCCAAAACATCGGGCTGGTAATTACAAAAAAATGCTAAAACACCGTGGATCATATCTATTAATCTATTAAAAAGGGTAGTGGTACTTGACTCTACAAGCAGTCATAATACTCACCAAATTAGTTGGTTCTGACGGAAAAACCAAAGATGTTACCAAAAAACGACGTTTCGAATTTTGGCTCGAACTTGACAGCAGAGGCTCTGATCTCGCTCATGATTTGagcttctttttcttgggCAGTTAACTTGGCCATACTGGAGATGTGATTGTGAATGAGTTTGAGACTTGTAACAGAAACACAGACAAGAAATTCTGGGATTTCTGTGGTATTTATATTTGGCCGCAATTTCTGCATCTGTACAATTTTCGGCCATACGGACTTGCAAAAATAGGCGCACTTCTTTGTTTCGTTTCTTTTTTTGGACCGTTGCCGCCTCGcaattttttttggtgCGGAGTCTCTTCTCCGACTGGCCAAAATAGCGAGTAAGGTTAGGCCAATGACCACAAGACAAGATGATGAGTGCTGAAGTTAACACCTAAAGTTAGGTATCAATATAGGCACCGGATGGTGCTGGACACCATGTCAGTAATGGCTTTGAAGTGGTTGCCAACATATGATGGCTGAACTCGGGCGGGTGAATGGATCAAGTGAATAGGGTGACATCCGCGAGATTTGCGAGATTTTCCAGAGTGACGGCCTCCTAGCGGCCGCGCTGGGGACATGGCGAGATGGCGCCAATGGCGCGAGGGTCTCGGACATGCGGAGGGTTGTTCCAAGATAATCCGGCGAGGGTGGTACACACACGTCTACAGCAGGGTATAGTCACCTGGTGACAAATACACCCCGAGGACGGGCCCGGGGACTAGGGTGAGCCAGTGAGTGCAAAATGAACGTTGCATTTGACAGACAGACTAAATAGTCAACATAAACGATCCACAACTTTTCCTACATTGGCCAAATCCTATATCAATAATATTATATACTTAATGCGTTAAGTGTTtaaacttgttcaacatcctTCTTTTCAGTGGATGAGGAATCATACTGGTGTTCAACGAATCTATCCTTGGCAACCTTAGTGGCATCGACTTCGTCATGGTACTTTTCACagatttcttccaaagtcATTCTCTTGGTTTCTGGCACTAAAAATGTCAAAAAGAAACCAATCAACATGAATAAAGCAAAGATTTCCATCACGTGAGGCAAGAAACAGTTAGCATTGGTGGCAGAACATCCATGGTTAAGTAAACTATTGGCAATCACAATGGCAACAATGGCACCAACCTTACCGGAAGCAGCAGACATACCATGGGCAGTGGATCTGTATCTAGTAGGGAAAATTTCTCCTGGAGTGatgaaggtggtggtgttggcaCCAAAGTTCTGGAAGAATTGAGACAACACATACAAGGCCAACAATCCATGGTCACCAAGCTTGTGGTAAGCGAATCCAATGACACAGAACAAAACCGTCAAGATAAGGAAAGATCCAAATTGGATGGTTCTCCTTCCAAGGATATCGACAAGAGCAATGGAGAACCAGTAACCTGGCAACGAACCAGCGcaaatcaaaatcaagttaCCAGCAGCCgtgttgtacaacttcaaataaATATTTTCATTGGAAGCGTAACCAATGGTTTGTAAAATAAGAGCCGTGTTCAATCCCAACCCATAGAAAGCAATATCCAACATGAACCAAGAACCAGCGGTTCCCAACAAAATTCTACCGTATTTCCATTGACCAAAATGGTGGAAGAAATCCTTcaaagaagcttttggagGAGTCAAGGCTTTTAATTCCTCTTCCACTACATCGATTTGACCAGACTTGACTGCCAAGTCATCGACTTCGTTGATGTCCAATTGGTATCTTGGTGACTCAGCAATGGTCAATCTGTAGTACAATGCAATAATACCAGGAACACAACCAAAACCAATCAACACTCTCCACATTTGATCACAGGCTCTCTTACAGGCAACACCACATTCAGCAGCAGTAGTGGCATCGATCAAATCATTCTTGTAACCAGACACCAAAATGATGGCCACGATACCAGCCAATAATTGACCGAGACCTTGGTTAGAGAAAACCGCAGCCATAATAGCACCTCTCcacttggtggtggaaaattCAGAGGAGATGATAGAGGACAATGGATAGTCCCCACCGATACCAATACCCATGATGATTCTGAAAAATACAAATACCGCCACAAAGTTGATGGCAGGAGAGTCTCCCAAAGTACATTGAGCGATGGTAGCAGCAATCATCACTATCAATTCAAGACCataaattttttttctacCAACCACATCGGCCATGaaaccaaaaccaagtTGTCCCATGACGGTACCTACCGAAGTGGAaactttgatcaaagtgGCAGTAGGGGTAGGAATGGTACCTTCCCAAAACACGTAAGCCATCATAGAGGTACCGATGTTAATGGCGAAAATATCATACGAGTCAGTCATGAACCCCACTCCGGcaatcaaaatcatcttcatttgGGTCCATCCAAACCCGGCTTTgtcgatttcttccaaagctaatcttcttctttcaaggGGATCCTCAATGTGTGCAAATTTCTCTGTGTAGTCTTTAAAAGCAGTCTTACCACCTTGGGAATGGATTTTCAACGCCATGCTTGATAATATAACTCAGTAGTTGTAAGCTTcgaagttcaagaaaaaaatCCCATCCGTAGGATTTATCTTGGTTTTTATATTAATTGCAAGATTCTTTGGAATATtaccaaaaaaaaaatgaaAAAAGAAAGGAATTAATTAATAAATTGCCTTGTTAATACTACGAACATGCTGCAAACGGAAGTTGGTTACCTACCAGCAAATCAGAGGCTTGGATTCAGAGGCGTTTACCCGCTACTATTGTTGTGGGGGCTATTAAGTACCAATGGAGATGCTTGATTTACGAAGTCATCAGATCCACCAAGATTGTCTACTTTTCTTGACATCCAACGGTACTCCATTGACAGTTTCCTTGACAGTTGAATGTCTTGGCTCTGAGCCCGTGATGGGTGTGTGGTTTCACCCGTTAATAGTCCATTACTCTTGTCTGCAGCTCTcatttttccaaaaatcTATCACTTTTGAGTTCCATTTGTGTATGGAAACTCGTGGTGCGTGCAGAGAGACGCCTTACTGTGGGCGAAAACGTTGTAAGAAATGGTCAAATTGCTTCAGACCTATCAGGATGTTCGTGGAATTGTGGCCCGGTTTGCCTGCTTATGGCCGGATGGATGACGGGGCCATGTACTCAACACCACTAAAATCGGTTCCACTGACGGGGGCGCTAATAGTGTTATTCCGTGGGCCAAAATGATGCATCACACGTGTGGGTGGAGATGGTCGAATTACTGCAAAAAGTATTTGAACGCGAGCCCCACGTTTCCTGGTGCTAGCACTATCGCGACCTTAATTGCACGGCAGAAACCCACGTTTTGCGGTTAACACACGACACAGGGCCGTATAATCTCCCGATCCCGGGACTTGGCGCACTGGGCTGTGTTTACCATAGGAGGTCCACCAACGGTATGAAGGTGTATAAAGGCTTATGGCAGTGGTTGTCAAGCTCATCGCCCTAAATACGAGTTACCGGTTTTGGTACAGCAGATCCTGGAGGCCTTTTGGAGCATGCAGGGAGGATGGGCCATGGAACACGTTGTCGACACCCAGACTTTGGAATACCTTCTCGTGACCAGTGTCAGGGGGTTCTAGGCACGTGACAAAGACACCTCTACTCAACACGCTCACCGCGCCAGCTAGTCTCTTCATGATGTCTCAAGCCCTgaaggaaatcaaaaagtatgCAGGTGACTGGATCACCGCTGGCGTAGTGGCCGGCGTGTTCACGCTATACCTCGAGCTCGCGCCGGCGCATGCCCGCCAGTTTCAGATCAATGACCCTAAAATCAGTCATTCGTTCGCAAACCCTCAGATCATCAACGACACAAAATTATACCTTCTTGTATTTGTGATTCCGGTTTTGATTCTCACCATCGTCAGCTACCTCAAAGCCGGCACTCGGTTCGTCAAAACTGCCCATTTATCGATTCTCGGATTGTTTCTTAGTTTTGTGTTGACAGGCTTTTTGACCGACTTGCTCAAAATCTGGATCTCACGGCCTAGACCTGATTTTATGAGTAGATGCTTGCCCAAGGAAGGCACTCCGTTGGACAAATATGTGTCACTCGAGGTATGCACACAAACCTCATAttttttgttgaacgaTGGGTTGAAATCGTGTCCTTCTGGCCATCTGTCGTTGTCGATGTCAGGCGCGTTGTTCTTGTGTCTTTGGCTCAATGGGCAGTTCAAGTTATTTAATAGCAATAAGCCGCTTTGGATGCAATTGAGCAGTTGGTCGTACGTGTTGGTAGCGTTGTTTGTGGCCATTTCTCGACACATTGACTATAGACATCATGTGGAAGACATtttgttggggttgttgattGGTGGAAGTTGCAGTTATTATGTGTACTTCCGATATTTTCCGGCGTTGGGGTCCAGCGAGTCGGATTTGTCGTTGGACGAGGTGCTGGTGTTGCCAAAGTAGGTTAATGAAGCCAGACGGGTGGTATATTTGGAGAGTCATCGTGCTATTTATGTTTGTGCAGAGTCATTTATATTTGTACTGAGTCGTTGTTCTTTATATTTGTACTGAGTCGTTGCTATATATATTTGCACCTAGTGGTTGccatttgtgtttgtaccAAGCTATTTAGATGTTTGTGCATGTAGATCTTACCATATACTCATCTCCCCATCAACACATTTAACTCGTACAACACAAAGTTATAGTCCATCGCATCCACCCCGTTCACATTGCAGTAGTTAGGATATGCATACTTCTTACACATCAAGTTCCCCAAACTGCTGGCCATATCTTCACAGTCTCCAGTCTTCAAGGTCACTTGGTACACCTTGTTGGCCCTATCTTTGATGCTGTAAACATACCCACCGAACGTCGACCCCTCGCGCTTCCCGTTGATATAGATGAACAAGGGGGCTCTACTGTCGCCACTTCTGTGGATGACTACCTCGTACTCACTACCATTCACACTGATGGTGTCTTCAATGTTCATGCTGCGCGACTGGAAAACACAAACGAAAATGAGAATTTCTACACCTGCTAATCTATTATTCAATTAAAATACTTGTCCGTTGAGGAACCCTTAATGCAAACTCTATCCTAGTGCTGGTAAAAAACCCAAAAATAATATCTAAATAAAAAAAAAGTGAACAAAAATCAATCTGTTAATCATGAGTCAGATAACGGGTTGAACGTTATCCGATTGAGTCATTACATTAAGTAATTTCaaccaaattcttgaaagcaaacaacaacagccGGGGAACCCGGTTCAAGTCTCGTGGACTTTTAGTACTTCAACTCTTTTGGCTGTTCCCATGGGTTTTCTTGGTTGGTGAAATGTCCGTAGGAAGCAGTCTTGAAGTAAATTGGTCtggccaagtccaattCTCTCACAAT
The sequence above is drawn from the Yamadazyma tenuis chromosome 3, complete sequence genome and encodes:
- a CDS encoding uncharacterized protein (EggNog:ENOG503P09A), with the translated sequence MYQFNSPIGYSKKPLVYDGRKKEGVGSGDGDAVVWNPAKNVSLDKLPVEILSMIIHYLDQFDSLKLMMTNRIMYALVKPKLYENIIIDSNYSEFNKEFRSYKFQHQHQMTNTTIKLTATFIKSSYNFKRFLSAYDGTAVRRLQCISFPDSVTVLDGDVNDLIVRLFEKLRGLHELVWVPANFKMDFLRHLDLNSNTVISLVVNIRFNRQNLQVLSRFRHLVNFQLGPYTSTDNLRQLVQFVDMSKLRILKLWKSDTQSNICDPSAARLLDYPHGHELEDVNILSTKQFKCLTKLCLKEMFVCEGDFASFASSVSTSGLTKLEFKRITEYKTGHADSFLLRLSRELQSITELMLDYRESHKDNIPEFLRNINHLHKLDLVVRNNDTKTFDAKQYSRSLQVHADTLAHLSLEIYHEKSLGFQPVAVDLQKVDLSHATKLESLRINSTDEIDSVRLVAQLPRLRYLNLFGMKAGGSPNLGLGMIHPTVFDEWFKVQHVALIYLENNGSLEYVKINSCLFECRDGEVVPREGIDNWFNEVVRVAAIDYD
- the DPP2 gene encoding phosphatidate phosphatase (COG:I; EggNog:ENOG503NW3V), translated to MSQASKEIKKYAGDWITAGVVAGVFTLYLELAPAHARQFQINDPKISHSFANPQIINDTKLYLLVFVIPVLILTIVSYLKAGTRFVKTAHLSILGLFLSFVLTGFLTDLLKIWISRPRPDFMSRCLPKEGTPLDKYVSLEVCTQTSYFLLNDGLKSCPSGHSSLSMSGALFLCLWLNGQFKLFNSNKPLWMQLSSWSYVLVALFVAISRHIDYRHHVEDILLGLLIGGSCSYYVYFRYFPALGSSESDLSLDEVSVLPK
- the PHO84 gene encoding Inorganic phosphate transporter pho84 (EggNog:ENOG503NTWV; COG:P) — encoded protein: MALKIHSQGGKTAFKDYTEKFAHIEDPLERRRLALEEIDKAGFGWTQMKMILIAGVGFMTDSYDIFAINIGTSMMAYVFWEGTIPTPTATLIKVSTSVGTVMGQLGFGFMADVVGRKKIYGLELIVMIAATIAQCTLGDSPAINFVAVFVFFRIIMGIGIGGDYPLSSIISSEFSTTKWRGAIMAAVFSNQGLGQLLAGIVAIILVSGYKNDLIDATTAAECGVACKRACDQMWRVLIGFGCVPGIIALYYRLTIAESPRYQLDINEVDDLAVKSGQIDVVEEELKALTPPKASLKDFFHHFGQWKYGRILLGTAGSWFMLDIAFYGLGLNTALILQTIGYASNENIYLKLYNTAAGNLILICAGSLPGYWFSIALVDILGRRTIQFGSFLILTVLFCVIGFAYHKLGDHGLLALYVLSQFFQNFGANTTTFITPGEIFPTRYRSTAHGMSAASGKVGAIVAIVIANSLLNHGCSATNANCFLPHVMEIFALFMLIGFFLTFLVPETKRMTLEEICEKYHDEVDATKVAKDRFVEHQYDSSSTEKKDVEQEKLWIVYVDYLVCLLKLIHNHISSMAKLTAQEKEAQIMSEIRASAVKFEPKFETSFFGNIFGFSVRTN